The DNA sequence GGGCTTTCATGGATCCAACTAGAGACCACTTCACCGACAAAGATGGTGTGATCGCCGGCATCGACCTGGTTGATCACACGGCACTCAAAGTTGGCCAGACAATTTTCGATCAACGGCGCTTTGACCAGATTGCCGGGCTTGGTGATGAATCGGCACTCCTTGAATCGGTCCACGTTTGTGGCCGTAGAGCCGCCGCAGAACAACGTCTCTCGGGCTTGATCTTCGCCCGGGATCGCCAGGACAAATTCATTTGATTGCTGAATGCACCGGTACAGCCGGCGCTCCCGGCCGACCGCGAGGGCCAGGGTGGGCGGACGGAAGGAGGCACGGGTGAACCAGCCCACCGTCATCACCTGCGCTTCGCCGTTTGCATCCACGCTGGTTGCAAAGGCCAGTCGCTCCGGTTTGGACCAAACCTCCATCGCTTCTTTAAGGGTGGCGCTTTTAAGCATAACAGGACTCCCATTTGCCGACCTTGTGCATGCCGCCGATTGCCATCGACCGCTTGGGGCTGGAATCAGCCGATTCTGTACGGCCCCTTCTCCTGAATGGTCGATGTCGCGGTCACTGTGCGCTCCATAAACCTTGACCGGGCCGTTTTCAGACTTTTTATTAGCCTATGCGGTTTACTGAAGAGAGATACTACTAAAACAAACCGGTACCTGTATTATTCCCCTTGGGACCCGCAAGGATGAAATTAAGAACGCCATGAACACACCGATCCCCACACCTGCAACGCAGCGATTACGAGAAGAATTCATTCGTCGTTTTGCAACTCCGGCGGAGGTGCTGGTTCGAGCGCCGGGCCGCGTCAACCTCATCGGCGAGCACACCGACTACAACGGTTATCCCGTGCTGCCCCTGGCCGTGGATCGGGAGATCCGGATCGCCGCCATCCGCCGGCCGGATAGCCAGGTGCACATTCAAAATTGCCGCCGCACCTTTGCCGAGCGGTCTTTTGCGCTGTCAGAGGCAGCAGTCCCTTTTCCACTCGGAGATTGGGGCAATTATATCAAAGCTGCGGTGACCGGTTTGCAGGATCGCATTCCTCATCCCGCGCGCGGCTTCACCGCTCTGTTTGACGGTGCGGTGCCGCCGGCTGCCGGCCTTTCCTCTTCATCAGCCTTGGTTGTTGCCAGCGCCCTGCTGTTTTTACACGTCAACGAGGTTCAAATCGATCGCCTCGAACTGGCGGAGCTGCTGGCTCGCGCTGAGCGATTCGTCGGCACTGCGGGCGGCGGCATGGATCAAGCCGCTTCGTTGATGGGTCAACCAGATCATGCGCTCAAGATCGATTTTTTCCCGCTGCGGGTGCAGCCTGTGGCACTTCCCTTCGCCTATCGGGTGGTGATCTGCAATTCACTGATCGCAGCGCCGAAAACCGAATCTG is a window from the bacterium genome containing:
- the galK gene encoding galactokinase, whose product is MNTPIPTPATQRLREEFIRRFATPAEVLVRAPGRVNLIGEHTDYNGYPVLPLAVDREIRIAAIRRPDSQVHIQNCRRTFAERSFALSEAAVPFPLGDWGNYIKAAVTGLQDRIPHPARGFTALFDGAVPPAAGLSSSSALVVASALLFLHVNEVQIDRLELAELLARAERFVGTAGGGMDQAASLMGQPDHALKIDFFPLRVQPVALPFAYRVVICNSLIAAPKTESALLEYNRRPLECRLAVLLLCRYLSHKTGRPVSAQRLADLAAYPLAEEEAASVLGPQPLSPAQVLDRLQMSLPELLRVLDRSAWQTPTDGFKLLPRYLHVVQEAARVQAACQALEQGDAETMGRLMGASHDSCRSLYEISIAELDRLVEIALEHGAVGSRLTGAGFGGCTVSLVAREKVNDFIAAVSRDYYKTFLAKHKPETMKNGLPHDAIFATEAVAGAGLIE
- a CDS encoding flavin reductase family protein, which translates into the protein MLKSATLKEAMEVWSKPERLAFATSVDANGEAQVMTVGWFTRASFRPPTLALAVGRERRLYRCIQQSNEFVLAIPGEDQARETLFCGGSTATNVDRFKECRFITKPGNLVKAPLIENCLANFECRVINQVDAGDHTIFVGEVVSSWIHESPTANLMLVGLESGYKVLAEEGPYRVGVVRHHD